In Sphingomonas crocodyli, a genomic segment contains:
- the infC gene encoding translation initiation factor IF-3, producing MMRRPLGQPPMPLNGPRYNEFIQSQKVRVIDENGENLGVMYTREAMEQAQEAGLDLVEISPNADPPVAKFLDIGKFKYEAQKKANLARKTQKTQEIKEIKMRPNIDDHDYDTKMKKIHEFIEEGDKVKVTLRFRGRELAHGQLGMQVLQRVQADMAETAKVEQYPRMEGRQMLMVIAPKN from the coding sequence ATGATGCGCCGACCGCTCGGCCAGCCGCCGATGCCGCTCAACGGCCCCCGTTATAACGAGTTCATCCAGTCCCAGAAGGTCCGGGTGATCGATGAAAACGGCGAAAATCTGGGCGTGATGTATACGCGCGAGGCGATGGAGCAGGCGCAGGAAGCCGGCCTCGATCTGGTCGAAATTTCCCCGAACGCCGATCCGCCCGTCGCCAAGTTCCTCGACATCGGCAAGTTCAAGTACGAGGCGCAGAAAAAGGCGAACCTCGCCCGCAAGACTCAGAAGACGCAGGAGATCAAAGAGATCAAGATGCGTCCGAACATCGACGATCATGATTATGATACGAAGATGAAGAAGATCCACGAGTTCATCGAGGAAGGCGACAAGGTGAAGGTCACTTTGCGTTTCCGCGGTCGCGAACTCGCGCACGGCCAGCTGGGCATGCAGGTCCTGCAGCGGGTTCAGGCCGACATGGCGGAGACCGCCAAGGTCGAACAATATCCGCGCATGGAAGGCCGTCAGATGCTGATGGTCATCGCGCCGAAGAATTAA
- a CDS encoding VOC family protein translates to MGVLGIGGIFFRAQDPDALSKWYKDHLHVGAGCSGDGGDDPSDWFWRVQAGPVVFAPFKATTDYFPADKQHMLNLRVDGIDDMIASLTAAGIAVETRAEWDAPETGRFARIHDPEGNPIELWQPPA, encoded by the coding sequence ATGGGTGTGCTCGGGATCGGCGGCATCTTCTTCCGGGCGCAGGACCCGGACGCGCTCTCCAAATGGTATAAAGATCATCTGCACGTCGGCGCGGGATGCAGCGGCGATGGCGGGGATGATCCGTCCGACTGGTTCTGGCGGGTTCAGGCCGGTCCGGTCGTGTTTGCGCCGTTCAAGGCGACCACCGATTATTTCCCGGCGGACAAGCAGCACATGCTGAACCTGCGCGTCGACGGCATCGACGATATGATCGCGTCGCTCACGGCGGCGGGGATCGCGGTCGAAACGCGCGCCGAATGGGATGCACCCGAAACCGGCCGCTTCGCCCGCATCCACGATCCCGAAGGCAATCCGATCGAATTGTGGCAGCCACCTGCGTGA
- a CDS encoding Pr6Pr family membrane protein produces the protein MSSSRLAHGALAIFALVGLVLEYLWALSQHPDRPLAQTAHYVSFFTIQSNTLILLAAIGMATGAGRLHRWASAPGTRAALTVYIVVVAAVFQALLAGHQKFDAVGWWGNLLAHQAVPGLWIVCWLWFGPHGGIDRAGPWRWLIYPLSYTGWTMTMGALSGWYPYFFLNPNRVGWGVAAYIAAIAALFLALGVGCRWIDGRLALRAAR, from the coding sequence GTGAGTTCGTCCCGGCTCGCGCATGGCGCGCTGGCGATATTCGCCTTGGTGGGGCTCGTCCTCGAATATCTCTGGGCGCTGTCGCAGCATCCCGATCGGCCGCTGGCGCAGACCGCGCATTATGTCAGCTTCTTCACGATCCAGTCGAACACGCTGATCCTGCTCGCCGCGATCGGCATGGCCACGGGCGCCGGGCGGCTCCACCGATGGGCCAGCGCGCCGGGCACGCGGGCCGCGTTGACGGTCTATATCGTGGTCGTCGCGGCGGTGTTTCAGGCGCTGCTCGCCGGGCATCAGAAGTTCGATGCCGTCGGCTGGTGGGGCAATCTGCTCGCGCACCAGGCCGTGCCCGGATTGTGGATCGTCTGCTGGCTGTGGTTTGGGCCGCATGGGGGCATCGATCGCGCGGGGCCGTGGCGCTGGCTGATCTATCCACTCAGCTATACCGGATGGACGATGACGATGGGTGCCTTGTCCGGCTGGTATCCCTATTTCTTCCTCAATCCGAACAGGGTCGGATGGGGCGTCGCCGCTTATATCGCGGCCATCGCGGCGCTGTTTCTGGCGCTTGGCGTGGGATGTCGCTGGATCGACGGGCGGCTCGCGCTGCGGGCCGCCCGCTGA
- the thrS gene encoding threonine--tRNA ligase, with protein sequence MDSAEAYGEAFALDLEAPPSQGSRPSKTPFKKAVPVSDVPEIALTLPDGSVRKVATGTTAGQIAAAIGPGLAKAALAARVDGELRDLDRPIEADATLSLVTAKDEADALELARHDYAHVLAEAVQALFPGTQITFGPSTDDGFYYDFAPKDRPFTEEDLPAIEAEMRKIIAANKPLRREEWSREQLISRWKQQGESFKAEWAAELPGDEPLTVYWSGDDWLDMCRGPHLPSTGKLDPAAFKLTRVSGAYWRGDQKNAMLSRIYGTGWLNKKQLDAHLTRLEEAAKRDHRKIGAEMDLFHLQSEAQGSVFWHPKGYAIWRVLEAYMRRRLDGAGYVEVKTPQLMDARQWEQSGHWGKYRENMFVVPDEVPNTEEEGPVLTGEGDLMALKPMNCPAHILIFKQGITSYRDLPIRMAEFGCCHRNEAHGALHGIMRVRQFTQDDAHIFVRADQLVEEVRLFCDLLDSIYKDLGFDSYAIKLALRPEKRFGSEEMWDWAEQSLRDAVAATGRATPEFGWEELEGEGAFYAPKLEFHLTDAIGRTWQCGTLQTDTVLPERLDAAYVGEDGARHRPIMLHRAILGTFERFIGILIEHHAGRFPVWLAPVQAVVATIVSDADGYAAEVAAKLAAAGIRVETDLRNEKINYKVREHSLARVPALLVVGRREAEEGTVAVRRLGSEGQTIMTVDEVIAALKTEATPPDLRTA encoded by the coding sequence ATGGATTCTGCCGAAGCTTATGGCGAGGCGTTCGCACTTGACTTGGAAGCACCCCCCTCCCAAGGCTCGCGCCCTTCGAAAACCCCTTTTAAAAAGGCTGTTCCCGTGTCTGATGTGCCTGAAATCGCCCTCACGCTTCCCGATGGTTCGGTGCGTAAGGTCGCGACCGGCACCACCGCGGGGCAGATTGCCGCCGCGATCGGGCCGGGCCTGGCCAAGGCGGCGCTGGCCGCGCGCGTCGATGGCGAGCTGCGCGATCTCGATCGCCCGATCGAGGCCGATGCGACGCTGTCGCTCGTGACCGCGAAGGACGAGGCCGACGCGCTCGAACTCGCGCGCCACGATTATGCGCACGTCCTGGCCGAAGCGGTGCAGGCACTGTTTCCGGGCACGCAGATCACCTTCGGCCCGTCGACCGACGATGGTTTCTATTACGACTTCGCGCCCAAGGATCGCCCCTTCACCGAGGAGGATCTGCCCGCGATCGAGGCGGAGATGCGCAAGATCATCGCCGCCAACAAGCCGCTGCGCCGTGAGGAATGGAGCCGCGAGCAGCTGATCAGCCGCTGGAAGCAGCAGGGCGAAAGCTTCAAGGCCGAATGGGCGGCCGAACTGCCGGGCGACGAGCCGCTGACGGTCTATTGGTCGGGCGACGACTGGCTCGACATGTGCCGCGGCCCGCATCTGCCATCGACCGGCAAGCTCGATCCGGCGGCGTTCAAGCTGACGCGCGTTTCGGGCGCCTATTGGCGCGGCGATCAGAAGAACGCGATGCTCAGCCGCATCTACGGCACCGGCTGGCTCAACAAGAAGCAGCTCGACGCGCATCTGACGCGGCTTGAGGAAGCGGCCAAGCGCGATCACCGCAAGATCGGGGCGGAGATGGACCTGTTCCACCTCCAGTCCGAAGCGCAGGGTTCGGTCTTCTGGCACCCCAAGGGCTATGCGATCTGGCGCGTGCTGGAGGCGTATATGCGCCGCCGCCTCGATGGCGCGGGCTATGTCGAGGTCAAGACGCCGCAGCTGATGGACGCGCGCCAATGGGAGCAGTCCGGCCACTGGGGCAAATATCGCGAGAATATGTTCGTGGTGCCCGACGAGGTGCCAAACACCGAAGAGGAAGGCCCGGTTCTGACCGGCGAGGGCGACCTGATGGCGCTCAAGCCGATGAACTGCCCGGCGCACATCCTGATCTTCAAGCAGGGCATCACCAGCTATCGCGACCTGCCGATCCGCATGGCCGAATTCGGCTGCTGCCACCGCAACGAGGCGCATGGCGCGCTGCACGGCATCATGCGCGTGCGCCAGTTCACGCAGGACGATGCGCACATCTTCGTGCGCGCCGATCAGCTGGTCGAGGAAGTGAGGCTGTTCTGCGACCTGCTCGACAGCATCTACAAGGATCTCGGCTTCGACAGCTATGCGATCAAGCTGGCGCTGCGCCCCGAAAAGCGTTTCGGCAGCGAAGAGATGTGGGACTGGGCCGAACAGTCGCTGCGCGATGCGGTCGCCGCGACGGGACGCGCGACCCCCGAGTTCGGCTGGGAGGAGCTGGAGGGCGAAGGCGCCTTCTATGCGCCGAAGCTGGAATTCCACCTGACCGACGCGATCGGCCGGACGTGGCAGTGCGGCACGCTGCAGACCGACACGGTCCTGCCCGAACGACTCGATGCGGCTTATGTCGGCGAGGATGGCGCGCGCCACCGCCCGATCATGCTCCACCGCGCGATCCTGGGCACGTTCGAACGCTTCATCGGCATATTGATCGAACATCATGCCGGCCGCTTCCCGGTATGGCTGGCGCCGGTGCAGGCGGTGGTCGCGACGATCGTGTCCGATGCGGACGGCTATGCGGCCGAAGTTGCGGCGAAGCTGGCGGCGGCGGGCATCCGCGTCGAGACCGACCTGCGCAACGAGAAGATCAATTACAAGGTGCGCGAACACAGCCTGGCCCGCGTTCCCGCTTTGCTGGTCGTCGGGCGTCGCGAGGCCGAGGAAGGCACCGTCGCGGTCCGCCGTCTGGGCAGCGAAGGCCAGACGATCATGACCGTCGACGAGGTGATCGCGGCGCTCAAGACGGAGGCGACTCCGCCCGATCTTCGGACCGCCTGA
- a CDS encoding acyl-CoA thioesterase codes for MNELIGALTMNAVGPDLFEGRTTNDGWFTLFGGQVIAQALSAATLTVPADRPVHSLHAYFLRGGAFDTPIKVEVARDRDGGAFSSRRVVVHQNDKPILTMMASFHAPEPGSWRQPEMPDVPPPEALPSLEDVQRAAAEQAPESMRESMLRRITSIDVHPITGCQPFQREDGPAEQAMWFRCRDVPADQSWHRILLAYASDLFLVNACIGPHRSRLKKGAHVASLDHGLWIHQDVNIEDWLLYVSDSASAGQGRGMNRGHIFSRDGRLIATTTQEGLMRLPA; via the coding sequence ATGAACGAACTGATCGGCGCGCTGACGATGAACGCGGTCGGACCGGACCTGTTTGAAGGGCGCACGACGAACGACGGCTGGTTCACTTTGTTCGGTGGGCAGGTGATCGCGCAGGCGCTAAGCGCCGCGACCCTGACGGTGCCCGCCGATCGCCCGGTCCACTCGCTCCACGCTTATTTCCTGCGCGGCGGCGCGTTCGATACGCCGATCAAGGTCGAGGTGGCGCGCGATCGCGATGGCGGGGCGTTCAGCAGCCGGCGCGTCGTCGTGCATCAGAACGACAAGCCGATCCTGACGATGATGGCGTCGTTCCACGCGCCCGAGCCGGGGTCGTGGCGCCAGCCCGAAATGCCCGACGTGCCCCCGCCCGAAGCTTTGCCGAGCCTGGAGGATGTCCAGCGCGCGGCGGCCGAGCAGGCGCCCGAATCGATGCGCGAATCGATGCTGCGGCGGATCACCTCGATCGACGTCCACCCGATCACCGGCTGCCAACCCTTCCAGCGCGAGGATGGCCCCGCCGAACAGGCGATGTGGTTCCGGTGCCGCGACGTGCCCGCCGATCAGAGCTGGCACCGCATCCTGCTGGCCTATGCTTCGGACCTGTTCCTGGTGAATGCCTGCATCGGCCCGCACCGCAGCCGGCTGAAGAAGGGCGCGCATGTCGCCAGCCTCGATCACGGCCTGTGGATTCACCAGGACGTGAACATCGAGGATTGGCTGCTCTACGTCAGCGACAGCGCGTCGGCGGGGCAGGGGCGCGGCATGAACCGCGGCCATATCTTTTCCCGCGACGGCCGCCTGATCGCGACGACCACGCAGGAAGGGCTGATGCGGCTTCCGGCTTAA
- the acs gene encoding acetate--CoA ligase: MSDIYPVPAEWAAKAKVTKADYEAGHARSLNDADAFWLEKAQRLDWLTFPTKANESSFDEADFGVKWFADGALNVAANCLDRHLAERGDQIAIIWEPDVPTEEPKKFTYKQVLAEVCRFANVLKGQGVKKGDRVTVYMPMIPEAAFALLACARIGAIHSVVFGGFSPEALAGRITDCDSTVVVTADEGRRGGKHVPLKANVDAAAAHTPCLKSVIVVKATGGAIAMQDGRDVWYHEAAASVSADCPVEPMNAEDPLFILYTSGSTGKPKGVLHTTGGYLLWAAMTHEAVFDYRPGQIYWCAADIGWVTGHTYIVYGPLANGGTTLMYEGVPNWPDASRIWQVVDRHNVEIIFTAPTALRALMKDGDDFVAKTSRKTLKLLGTVGEPINPEAWRWYHDVVGEGRCPIVDTWWQTETGGAMITPLPGAIDLKPGSATKPFFGVEPQIVDADGKILEGATEGNLVIARSWPGQMRTVWGDHERFFQTYFSTYRGKYFTGDGCRRDEDGYYWITGRVDDVINVSGHRMGTAEVESALVLHPKVAEAAVVGFPHDIKGQGIYAYVTLNAGEESSEPLRKELRDWVRTEIGPIATPDAIQFAPGLPKTRSGKIMRRILRKIAEGDVSSLGDTSTLADPSVVDDLVANRVG, from the coding sequence ATGTCCGATATCTATCCCGTGCCCGCAGAATGGGCTGCGAAGGCCAAGGTGACGAAGGCGGATTATGAGGCGGGGCACGCCCGCTCGCTGAACGATGCGGATGCCTTCTGGCTGGAAAAGGCGCAGCGGCTCGACTGGCTGACCTTCCCCACCAAGGCGAATGAATCGAGCTTCGACGAGGCCGATTTCGGCGTGAAGTGGTTCGCCGACGGCGCGCTCAACGTCGCCGCCAACTGCCTCGACCGGCATCTGGCCGAGCGCGGCGATCAGATCGCGATCATCTGGGAACCCGATGTTCCCACCGAGGAGCCGAAGAAGTTCACCTACAAGCAGGTCCTCGCCGAGGTGTGCCGCTTCGCCAATGTCCTGAAGGGCCAGGGCGTGAAGAAGGGCGATCGCGTCACCGTCTATATGCCGATGATCCCCGAAGCGGCGTTCGCCCTGCTCGCCTGCGCGCGGATCGGCGCGATCCATTCGGTCGTGTTCGGCGGCTTCAGCCCCGAGGCGCTGGCCGGCCGCATCACCGATTGCGATTCGACCGTGGTCGTCACCGCCGATGAGGGCCGTCGCGGGGGCAAGCATGTCCCGCTCAAGGCCAATGTCGATGCCGCCGCCGCACACACGCCGTGCCTCAAGAGCGTGATCGTCGTGAAGGCGACCGGCGGCGCGATCGCGATGCAGGACGGCCGCGACGTCTGGTATCACGAGGCCGCGGCGTCGGTCTCCGCCGACTGCCCGGTCGAACCGATGAACGCCGAAGATCCGCTGTTCATCCTCTACACCTCGGGCTCCACCGGAAAGCCCAAGGGCGTGCTCCACACCACCGGCGGCTATCTGCTCTGGGCGGCGATGACGCATGAAGCCGTGTTCGATTATCGCCCCGGCCAGATCTACTGGTGCGCCGCCGATATCGGCTGGGTCACCGGCCACACCTATATCGTCTATGGTCCGCTCGCGAATGGCGGCACGACGCTGATGTACGAAGGCGTCCCCAACTGGCCCGACGCCAGCCGCATCTGGCAGGTGGTCGATCGCCACAATGTCGAAATCATCTTCACCGCGCCCACGGCGCTGCGCGCGCTGATGAAGGACGGCGACGATTTCGTCGCCAAGACCTCGCGCAAGACGCTGAAGCTGCTGGGCACGGTGGGCGAGCCGATCAACCCCGAGGCGTGGCGCTGGTATCATGATGTGGTCGGCGAAGGCCGCTGCCCGATCGTCGACACCTGGTGGCAGACCGAGACCGGGGGCGCGATGATCACCCCGCTGCCCGGCGCGATCGATCTCAAGCCCGGATCGGCCACCAAGCCCTTCTTCGGCGTCGAACCCCAGATCGTCGATGCGGACGGCAAGATTCTGGAGGGCGCGACCGAGGGCAATCTCGTCATCGCGCGCAGCTGGCCGGGGCAGATGCGCACCGTCTGGGGCGATCACGAACGCTTCTTCCAGACCTATTTCTCGACCTATCGCGGCAAATATTTCACCGGCGACGGATGCCGCCGCGATGAGGACGGCTATTACTGGATCACCGGCCGGGTCGACGATGTCATCAATGTCTCGGGCCACCGCATGGGCACCGCCGAGGTCGAATCGGCACTCGTCCTCCATCCCAAGGTCGCCGAAGCCGCGGTCGTCGGCTTCCCGCACGACATCAAGGGCCAGGGTATCTACGCCTATGTCACCCTGAACGCGGGCGAGGAATCGAGCGAGCCTTTGCGCAAGGAATTGCGCGACTGGGTCCGCACCGAAATCGGCCCGATCGCGACCCCCGACGCGATCCAGTTCGCCCCCGGCCTGCCCAAGACCCGCTCGGGCAAGATCATGCGCCGCATCCTGCGCAAGATCGCCGAGGGCGACGTTAGCTCATTGGGCGACACCTCCACCCTCGCCGATCCCTCCGTCGTCGACGATCTGGTCGCCAACCGGGTCGGCTGA
- a CDS encoding cytochrome b, whose product MTDSVRYNGTARLLHWTIAVLIIANLILGIGHDPLGEILPAMPIHKSIGLTVLALSLFRLVWRITHTPPPLPASLAGWEKGAAHAMHWLLYALMILLPLSGWIMSSAGTRPLQWFWLFDVPKLDVAKGDAIVSLSGGSHGPMGFLMIALLIGHIGAALRHHFLLKDDVLRRMLG is encoded by the coding sequence ATGACCGACAGCGTCCGTTACAACGGCACCGCGCGCCTCCTTCACTGGACGATCGCGGTGCTGATCATCGCCAATCTGATCCTGGGCATCGGCCATGATCCGTTGGGCGAAATCCTCCCCGCCATGCCGATCCACAAGTCGATCGGGCTGACCGTGCTGGCGCTCAGCCTGTTCCGCCTCGTCTGGCGCATCACCCACACGCCCCCGCCCCTCCCCGCCTCACTCGCCGGATGGGAAAAGGGCGCAGCGCATGCGATGCACTGGCTGCTCTACGCGCTGATGATCCTGCTGCCGCTGTCGGGCTGGATCATGTCGTCGGCGGGCACGCGGCCGCTCCAGTGGTTCTGGCTGTTCGACGTGCCCAAGCTTGATGTCGCAAAGGGCGACGCGATCGTCAGCCTGTCGGGCGGGAGCCACGGCCCGATGGGCTTCCTGATGATCGCGCTGCTGATCGGCCATATCGGCGCCGCGCTCCGCCACCACTTCCTGCTGAAGGACGACGTGCTGCGGCGGATGCTGGGTTAA
- a CDS encoding [protein-PII] uridylyltransferase: MASRFDALPQRRAIIDRRAVADALANLPEAGGVSDMRNAATPILRAALEAGRAEIARRLEEAPGRGTEAASAYAFLTDQIIRLIHDFTVERLYPLNNPSAAERLTLVAVGGYGRGEMALYSDVDIAFLTPWKQTSWSEQVIESMLYSFWDLALKVGHSSRSLDEMVRMAKSDLTIRTALLEGRYVWGDTDLYDQAARLFDKEVVSGTARLFVTEKLAERNDRHKRMGDSRYVVEPNLKEGKGGLRDLHTLFWIGKYAYQVRSVPELVDKGLLTRTELRQFQQAENFLWAVRCHLHIVAKRAEERLTFDLQPELARRMRYADRPGKSAVERFMQHYFLMAKRVGDLTAIFLAHIDESFAGKGRRFGLPSLRRKPTKLDGFVLDRGRLAMPTDDFFAQDPVRLIQLFALADKHGLEIHPLTMRAAGRDVRLIDNAVRRDPKANALFLDVLASRNDPETVLRWMNEAGVFGRFVPDFGRVVAQMQFDMYHHYTVDEHSIRAIGLMARIEKGELREDHPIASVIIHQIVSRRVLYVSILLHDIAKGRRGDHSVLGAEVAEKLCPRFGMTAAETETVAWLVRYHLIMSDTAMKRDLSDFKTILDFAERVQSPERLRLLLCLTVVDIRAVGPGVWNSWKRQLLGDLYEAAEEVLRLGHKQTGRRERVSAKQAALAERLGWPADLMASYTARFPESYWVAESLDVLEKNARQIAEADGDGKSLAIIAAPQPDSGATLVTIYAGDHPGLFYRIAGAIHLAGAGIIDARIHTTRDGMAIDNIVVQDPFGQPFDEDDRMKRLAIAIEDALANRNRMADRLAAKPLARPRADAFAIEPNVLIDNRASNRYTVVEVNARDRPALLHALSHALFQAKVTIHSAHIATYGERAVDVFYITDLTGDKIGSQSRLKTLERLLLDAAGPASAKKAA, from the coding sequence ATGGCTTCCCGTTTCGACGCCCTGCCGCAGCGCCGCGCGATCATCGATCGGCGCGCCGTCGCCGATGCCTTGGCGAACCTGCCCGAAGCGGGCGGCGTATCCGACATGCGCAACGCCGCGACGCCGATCCTGCGCGCCGCGCTGGAGGCTGGGCGCGCCGAAATCGCGCGCCGGCTTGAAGAAGCGCCGGGGCGCGGGACCGAGGCGGCGTCGGCTTACGCCTTCCTGACCGATCAGATCATTCGCCTGATCCACGATTTCACGGTCGAGCGGCTCTACCCCCTCAACAATCCCAGCGCCGCCGAGCGGCTCACGCTGGTCGCGGTCGGCGGTTACGGGCGCGGGGAAATGGCGCTTTATTCGGACGTCGACATCGCCTTCCTGACCCCGTGGAAGCAGACGAGCTGGTCGGAGCAAGTCATCGAATCGATGCTCTATTCCTTCTGGGATCTGGCGTTGAAGGTCGGCCATTCGTCGCGCTCGCTCGACGAGATGGTGCGCATGGCGAAGTCGGACCTGACGATCCGCACCGCCTTGCTCGAAGGGCGTTACGTCTGGGGCGATACCGATCTCTACGATCAGGCCGCACGCCTGTTCGACAAGGAGGTGGTCAGCGGCACCGCCCGCCTCTTCGTCACCGAAAAGCTCGCCGAACGGAATGATCGGCACAAGCGCATGGGCGACAGCCGCTATGTCGTCGAACCGAACCTGAAGGAGGGCAAGGGGGGGCTGCGCGATCTCCACACGCTCTTCTGGATCGGCAAATATGCCTATCAGGTGCGATCGGTGCCCGAACTGGTCGACAAGGGGCTGCTGACGCGCACCGAATTGCGCCAGTTCCAGCAGGCCGAGAATTTCCTGTGGGCGGTGCGCTGCCACCTCCACATCGTCGCGAAGCGTGCCGAGGAACGGCTGACCTTCGATCTCCAGCCCGAACTGGCGCGGCGGATGCGCTATGCCGATCGCCCCGGCAAATCGGCGGTCGAACGCTTCATGCAGCATTATTTCCTGATGGCGAAGCGGGTGGGCGACCTCACCGCCATCTTCCTCGCGCATATCGACGAAAGTTTCGCGGGCAAGGGCCGCCGCTTCGGCCTGCCGAGCCTGCGCCGCAAGCCTACCAAGCTCGACGGCTTCGTCCTCGATCGCGGCCGGCTGGCCATGCCGACGGACGATTTCTTTGCGCAGGATCCGGTGCGGCTGATCCAGCTGTTCGCATTGGCCGACAAGCATGGGCTGGAAATCCACCCGCTCACGATGCGCGCCGCCGGGCGAGACGTGCGGCTGATCGACAATGCCGTCCGCCGCGATCCGAAGGCGAACGCGCTGTTCCTCGACGTACTCGCCTCGCGCAACGATCCCGAAACGGTGCTGCGCTGGATGAACGAGGCGGGGGTGTTCGGTCGCTTCGTTCCCGATTTCGGCCGCGTCGTCGCGCAGATGCAGTTCGACATGTACCACCATTATACGGTGGACGAGCATTCGATCCGCGCGATCGGGCTGATGGCCCGGATCGAAAAGGGCGAGTTGCGCGAGGATCATCCGATCGCGTCGGTGATCATCCACCAGATCGTGTCGCGCCGCGTCCTCTACGTCTCGATCCTGCTGCACGACATCGCCAAGGGGCGGCGCGGCGATCACAGCGTGCTGGGCGCCGAAGTGGCCGAAAAGCTGTGCCCGCGCTTCGGCATGACGGCAGCGGAGACCGAGACGGTCGCCTGGCTCGTCCGCTACCACCTGATCATGTCGGATACCGCGATGAAGCGCGATCTCTCCGACTTCAAGACTATCCTCGATTTCGCCGAACGGGTGCAAAGCCCGGAACGCCTGCGCCTGCTCCTGTGCCTTACCGTCGTCGATATCCGCGCGGTCGGCCCTGGCGTGTGGAACAGCTGGAAGCGCCAGCTGCTCGGCGATCTCTATGAGGCTGCGGAAGAAGTGCTGCGCCTCGGCCACAAGCAGACCGGCCGGCGCGAGCGGGTTTCCGCAAAGCAGGCGGCCCTGGCCGAACGGCTCGGCTGGCCCGCCGATCTGATGGCCAGCTACACCGCGCGCTTCCCCGAAAGCTATTGGGTCGCCGAAAGCCTCGACGTGCTCGAAAAGAATGCGCGCCAGATCGCCGAGGCCGATGGCGACGGCAAATCGCTCGCGATCATCGCGGCGCCGCAGCCCGATAGCGGCGCGACGCTCGTCACCATCTATGCGGGCGACCATCCGGGCCTGTTCTACCGGATCGCCGGCGCGATCCACCTTGCGGGCGCGGGCATCATCGACGCGCGCATCCATACGACGCGCGACGGCATGGCGATCGACAATATCGTCGTGCAGGATCCCTTCGGGCAGCCGTTCGACGAGGATGATCGGATGAAGCGGCTGGCGATCGCGATCGAGGATGCGCTGGCCAATCGCAACCGCATGGCCGATCGTCTCGCCGCCAAGCCGCTCGCCCGCCCGCGGGCCGATGCCTTCGCGATCGAGCCGAACGTCCTGATCGATAATCGCGCGTCGAACCGGTACACGGTGGTGGAGGTGAACGCCCGCGATCGACCGGCGCTGCTCCACGCGCTGTCGCACGCGCTGTTCCAGGCGAAGGTGACGATCCATTCGGCGCATATCGCGACCTATGGCGAACGCGCGGTCGACGTTTTCTACATAACCGATCTGACCGGCGATAAAATCGGCAGCCAGTCGCGCCTCAAGACGCTCGAACGGTTGCTGCTCGATGCGGCGGGACCGGCGTCGGCGAAGAAGGCGGCTTAG
- a CDS encoding ExbD/TolR family protein, with the protein MQVSTVPSGLNPLVIAISRRRRSNPAPTLDRIAWLPLVIAFLAIGWKAGVARGIVSGMRSGLILVVAAIIASACSAPAPRACKPPRDYWKKPVLGLGLHVAWNVLTIDQNGFIFWNGSKIRDTQLGRLLEGSHSLDPEPQVYLEAEMGVTCDALEKVRNTMDETLQCRSGNGKCVEGYPKFVPMPAGG; encoded by the coding sequence ATGCAGGTTTCGACAGTACCATCAGGCCTCAATCCGCTCGTCATTGCGATAAGCCGCAGGCGACGAAGCAATCCGGCTCCGACGTTGGATCGGATTGCTTGGCTCCCCCTGGTCATCGCGTTTCTGGCTATCGGCTGGAAAGCTGGCGTGGCGCGTGGCATCGTTTCTGGAATGAGGTCTGGTCTAATCCTTGTCGTGGCTGCGATCATTGCATCTGCATGCTCGGCTCCCGCACCTCGCGCCTGCAAACCACCAAGAGATTACTGGAAAAAGCCGGTTCTCGGACTCGGACTGCATGTCGCTTGGAATGTGCTCACGATAGATCAGAACGGCTTCATCTTCTGGAACGGGTCCAAAATACGCGATACCCAATTGGGGCGCTTGCTCGAAGGCTCGCATTCGCTCGATCCCGAGCCGCAAGTATATCTCGAAGCCGAGATGGGTGTGACATGCGATGCTCTGGAGAAAGTCCGCAACACGATGGACGAAACGCTCCAGTGCCGATCAGGCAATGGAAAATGCGTCGAAGGCTATCCGAAGTTCGTTCCGATGCCCGCGGGTGGGTGA